Proteins from a single region of Amycolatopsis sp. CA-230715:
- a CDS encoding transposase — MPPRKRRSYTAEYKVEAAHRVIDSGRTIAEVSRELGIDAGMLSVWVKDERRRVTAAEVHGDKPLEAAERAELLRLRGQVAELEKDNAFLVKASAYFAAMQKNRPGSL; from the coding sequence ATGCCTCCTCGCAAGCGCCGGTCGTACACGGCGGAGTACAAGGTCGAGGCTGCTCACCGCGTGATCGATTCCGGCCGGACAATCGCTGAGGTTTCCCGCGAGCTGGGTATCGACGCGGGCATGTTGAGTGTCTGGGTCAAAGACGAACGTCGACGGGTCACCGCGGCCGAGGTCCACGGAGACAAACCTCTGGAGGCCGCCGAACGGGCCGAACTGTTGCGCTTGCGCGGACAGGTGGCCGAGCTAGAGAAGGACAACGCCTTCCTGGTAAAAGCCTCGGCGTACTTTGCCGCGATGCAGAAGAACCGGCCCGGTTCGCTCTGA
- a CDS encoding IS3 family transposase codes for MAKYAGPDEFTDTRSPSNARFSIRRMARLLGVSTSGYYAHAKRVAATVLTPRQQRRADLEVKITQVHQDSRGTYGSPRITAELRDQGEVVTAKTVAKIMASIGLEGISPRTFKVKTTVADPAASFPPDLVDRHFDRDRLDAVWLTDITYLTCGQGDMFLCAIRDGHSRKVLGYSISDHIGAEMVTDAIDAAVGTRGGRCRGTILHSDRGGEYTAHLTAKACFRHGLRRSMGVTGICWDNSPAESFWSTFKHEHYYRHAYVTKTELVAAIDKWITFYNSIRRNSAIGMLSPNNFEQSLRTAA; via the coding sequence ATGGCCAAGTACGCCGGCCCTGACGAGTTCACCGACACCAGGTCGCCGTCGAACGCGCGGTTCTCGATCCGGCGGATGGCACGGCTGCTGGGTGTGTCGACGTCGGGTTACTACGCGCACGCCAAACGCGTCGCAGCGACGGTGCTGACACCGCGGCAGCAACGCCGGGCCGACCTCGAGGTGAAGATCACCCAGGTGCACCAGGATTCCCGCGGGACCTATGGTTCGCCGCGGATCACCGCCGAACTGCGCGATCAGGGTGAGGTGGTTACCGCGAAGACGGTTGCCAAGATCATGGCCTCGATCGGGTTGGAAGGTATCAGCCCGCGCACGTTCAAGGTGAAGACGACAGTGGCCGATCCGGCCGCGTCGTTCCCACCGGATCTGGTCGACCGGCACTTCGACCGGGACCGGCTCGACGCGGTCTGGCTGACCGACATCACGTACCTGACGTGTGGTCAGGGTGACATGTTCCTGTGTGCGATCCGGGACGGGCACTCCCGGAAAGTGTTGGGCTACAGCATATCCGACCACATCGGCGCCGAGATGGTCACCGACGCGATCGATGCCGCCGTGGGCACCCGTGGCGGCAGATGCCGTGGCACGATCCTGCATTCCGACCGTGGCGGCGAGTACACCGCGCACCTGACAGCGAAGGCGTGCTTCCGGCACGGGCTGCGCCGGTCGATGGGCGTGACCGGAATCTGCTGGGACAACAGCCCAGCGGAGTCGTTCTGGTCGACGTTCAAACACGAGCACTACTACCGGCACGCCTACGTCACGAAGACAGAACTCGTTGCCGCGATTGACAAATGGATCACCTTCTACAACAGTATCCGACGGAACTCCGCCATCGGGATGCTCAGTCCCAACAACTTCGAGCAGTCACTCCGAACGGCTGCCTGA
- a CDS encoding pentapeptide repeat-containing protein has product MSTKFNYSAVFSEAEFDEGASFDMVEASLAAWFNETKFHGDAWFDGTNFNETRFDNAKFDGDARFVNTKFSGETEFTATEFSGNTVFDEATFGGDARFTDVKFSREALFDGAKFSGDVPDEVRAQ; this is encoded by the coding sequence GTGAGCACGAAGTTCAACTACAGCGCCGTGTTCAGCGAGGCGGAGTTCGACGAGGGCGCCTCGTTCGACATGGTTGAAGCCAGTTTGGCGGCCTGGTTCAACGAGACGAAGTTCCACGGAGACGCCTGGTTCGACGGCACGAACTTCAACGAGACTCGGTTCGACAACGCGAAGTTTGATGGAGACGCCCGGTTCGTGAACACGAAGTTCAGTGGGGAAACAGAATTCACAGCAACGGAGTTCAGCGGTAACACCGTCTTTGACGAGGCGACATTTGGAGGAGACGCCCGGTTTACCGACGTGAAGTTCAGCAGAGAGGCATTGTTCGACGGCGCGAAGTTCAGCGGGGACGTTCCTGACGAGGTACGCGCTCAATGA
- a CDS encoding error-prone DNA polymerase, producing MSFSNKPNLSWDRLERTLSGRPAAPGDGNDASAWTRHRDGYAGPPPDLRDRDRRVDEYLIGEVRTPYAELHVHSNFSFLDGASHPEELVEEAVRQGLDAIALTDHDGMYGVVRFAAAAREYGMRTLFGAELSLGLTAAQSGKPDPDGEHLLVLARGLEGYRRLCRAISHAQLAGGEKGKPVYDLDEVVDELRGHSVVLTGCRKGAVRQALYSDGPAAAAEELTWLVDRFGRTSVYVELHHHGLPLDSEHNDLLARIAREQRVGIVATNNVHYAQPAQSRVADALAAVRARRSLDEMDGWLDGGSERFIRSGAEMAERFARWPGAVQTAAVLGVECAFDLTLVAPDLPPFPVPDGHDETSYLRELTWAGAADRYGPREHAPDAYAQLGHELDTIEKLGFPGYFLIVWDIVRFCRENDILCQGRGSAANSAVCYALGITNADPVKWGLLFERFLSAERDGPPDIDVDIESDRREEAIQYVYDTHGRLHSAQVANVITYRARSAVRDAAAALGYSPGQRDAWSKRIETWGAIASVADDTGTPTPVLALANRIGDFPRHLGIHSGGMVLSDRPVSEVVPVEWARMPGRSVLQWDKDDCATIGLVKFDLLGLGMLSALHYAIDLIAEHQHQHIDLARLDLADEGVYDMLCAADAIGVFQVESRAQLDTLPRLRPREFYDLVVEVALIRPGPIQGGSVHPYIRRRRGEETWQHAHPLLKDSLDRTLGVPLFQEQVMQMARDVAGFTPAEADQLRRAMGSKRSSAKMERLRERFYSGAAANGITGDLADRVFEQIHAFSGYGFPEAHSMSFALLVYASAYLKLYHPAAFLAGLLRAQPMGFYSPQSLVADARNHGVLVHGPDINASLAHATLEPHPDPESEPAVRLGLAAIRHLGDDTAQTIVNDRDEHGPYTSIGDLGHRTQLDTPALEALATAGALAGLSPDRRSALWAAGPAAATRPEHIPGTATGLDAPALPGMTALEVAAADLWATGITPGTHPVSFVRGHLTHLGAIPAAALLDTRDGTRVLLGGAVTHRQRPATAGGVTFLNLEDETGMANVIISVGLYQRSKPVLRNHNALLIRGIAQVAHGTASLVADNITPLNLRGLPATSRDFR from the coding sequence TTGTCGTTCAGTAACAAACCGAATCTATCGTGGGACCGTCTGGAAAGGACGCTGTCCGGTCGTCCCGCCGCACCCGGTGATGGCAACGACGCCTCGGCGTGGACCCGGCATCGTGACGGGTACGCGGGCCCGCCGCCCGATCTGCGTGACCGCGACCGTCGCGTCGACGAGTACTTGATCGGCGAGGTCCGCACCCCGTACGCCGAACTGCACGTCCACTCGAACTTCAGCTTCCTAGACGGGGCCAGCCACCCCGAGGAACTCGTCGAGGAGGCCGTCCGCCAAGGGTTGGACGCTATCGCCCTGACCGATCACGATGGCATGTACGGCGTGGTGCGGTTCGCCGCCGCCGCGCGGGAGTACGGGATGCGCACCCTGTTTGGCGCCGAACTCTCCCTGGGGCTGACCGCCGCGCAATCCGGGAAGCCGGATCCGGACGGCGAGCATCTGCTGGTGCTCGCCCGCGGGCTGGAGGGGTACCGGCGGTTGTGCCGGGCCATCTCGCACGCCCAGCTCGCGGGCGGGGAGAAAGGCAAACCCGTCTACGACCTCGACGAGGTGGTCGACGAGCTGCGCGGGCACAGCGTGGTGCTGACCGGATGCCGCAAAGGCGCTGTGCGCCAGGCCCTCTACTCCGACGGGCCCGCCGCGGCGGCCGAGGAGCTGACCTGGCTGGTCGACCGGTTCGGCCGGACCAGCGTATACGTCGAACTCCATCACCACGGGCTCCCGCTCGACTCCGAGCACAACGACCTGCTCGCGAGGATCGCGCGTGAGCAGCGGGTCGGGATCGTGGCGACGAACAACGTCCACTACGCCCAGCCCGCGCAAAGCCGGGTCGCCGACGCGCTCGCGGCGGTGCGAGCCCGCCGCAGCCTGGACGAGATGGACGGCTGGCTCGACGGCGGCAGCGAGCGGTTCATCCGCTCCGGCGCCGAGATGGCCGAGCGGTTCGCGCGCTGGCCCGGCGCGGTCCAAACCGCCGCCGTCCTCGGTGTGGAGTGTGCGTTCGATCTCACGCTGGTCGCCCCGGACCTGCCGCCCTTCCCGGTCCCGGACGGGCACGACGAAACCTCGTACCTGCGCGAGCTGACCTGGGCCGGCGCCGCCGACCGCTACGGCCCCCGCGAACACGCGCCGGACGCCTACGCGCAGCTCGGCCACGAACTCGACACCATCGAGAAACTGGGGTTCCCCGGGTATTTCCTGATCGTGTGGGACATCGTGCGGTTCTGCCGCGAGAACGACATCCTCTGCCAGGGCCGCGGCTCCGCGGCGAACTCCGCGGTCTGCTACGCCCTCGGCATCACCAACGCCGACCCCGTGAAGTGGGGCCTGCTGTTCGAACGCTTCTTGAGTGCCGAGCGCGACGGGCCGCCGGACATCGACGTCGACATCGAGTCCGACCGCCGCGAGGAGGCCATTCAGTACGTCTACGACACTCACGGCCGTCTGCACTCCGCACAAGTCGCGAACGTGATCACCTACCGCGCGCGCTCCGCGGTGCGCGACGCCGCCGCCGCGCTCGGCTACTCACCCGGCCAGCGCGACGCCTGGAGCAAGCGGATCGAGACGTGGGGCGCCATCGCCTCAGTAGCCGACGACACCGGCACCCCGACGCCAGTGCTCGCGCTCGCCAACCGGATCGGCGACTTCCCCCGGCACCTCGGGATCCACTCCGGGGGCATGGTGCTCTCCGACCGGCCCGTGTCCGAGGTCGTGCCCGTCGAGTGGGCCCGGATGCCGGGCCGGTCGGTCCTGCAGTGGGACAAGGACGACTGCGCCACGATCGGGCTGGTCAAGTTCGACCTGCTCGGCCTCGGCATGCTCTCCGCGCTGCACTACGCGATCGACCTCATCGCCGAACACCAGCATCAGCACATCGACCTCGCCCGGCTCGACCTCGCCGACGAGGGCGTGTACGACATGCTCTGCGCCGCCGACGCGATCGGCGTGTTCCAAGTCGAGTCCCGCGCCCAGCTCGACACCCTGCCCCGGCTGCGGCCGCGCGAGTTCTACGACCTGGTGGTCGAGGTGGCGCTGATCCGGCCCGGCCCGATCCAAGGCGGTTCGGTCCACCCCTACATCCGCCGTCGACGCGGTGAAGAAACGTGGCAGCACGCGCATCCGCTGCTGAAGGACAGTCTGGATAGGACACTCGGCGTCCCCTTGTTCCAGGAACAAGTCATGCAGATGGCCCGCGATGTCGCCGGGTTCACCCCGGCCGAAGCCGACCAGCTGCGTCGCGCGATGGGTTCCAAACGCTCCAGCGCGAAGATGGAACGGCTGCGCGAGCGGTTCTATTCTGGGGCTGCCGCGAACGGGATCACCGGCGACCTCGCCGACCGGGTTTTCGAGCAGATCCACGCCTTCTCCGGCTACGGTTTCCCCGAGGCCCACTCGATGAGTTTCGCGCTGCTGGTCTACGCCTCCGCCTACCTCAAGCTCTACCACCCGGCCGCGTTCCTGGCCGGGCTGCTGCGTGCCCAGCCAATGGGGTTCTACTCGCCCCAATCACTCGTCGCCGACGCCCGCAACCACGGCGTGCTCGTGCACGGTCCCGATATCAACGCCAGCCTCGCCCACGCCACCCTCGAACCCCACCCCGACCCCGAGTCCGAACCCGCGGTCCGGCTCGGGCTCGCCGCCATCCGCCACCTCGGCGACGACACCGCCCAGACCATTGTGAACGATCGTGACGAGCATGGCCCCTACACCAGCATCGGCGACCTCGGCCACCGCACCCAACTCGACACCCCCGCGCTCGAAGCGCTCGCGACCGCCGGTGCGCTCGCCGGGCTCTCCCCCGACCGCCGCAGCGCGCTGTGGGCCGCCGGGCCCGCCGCCGCCACCCGGCCCGAGCACATTCCCGGCACCGCCACCGGACTCGACGCCCCCGCTCTCCCCGGCATGACCGCCCTCGAGGTCGCCGCCGCCGACCTCTGGGCCACCGGCATCACCCCCGGAACCCATCCCGTCTCCTTCGTCCGCGGCCACCTCACCCACCTCGGCGCCATCCCCGCCGCCGCACTGCTCGACACCCGCGACGGCACCCGGGTCCTGCTCGGCGGCGCCGTCACCCACCGCCAGCGCCCCGCCACCGCAGGCGGGGTCACCTTCCTCAACCTCGAAGACGAGACCGGCATGGCGAACGTGATCATCAGCGTCGGGCTCTACCAGCGCAGCAAACCCGTACTACGCAACCACAACGCCCTCCTCATCCGCGGCATCGCCCAAGTCGCCCACGGCACAGCGTCCCTCGTCGCCGACAACATCACCCCACTGAACCTGCGTGGCCTTCCCGCCACCTCGCGCGACTTCCGCTAG